A part of Rutidosis leptorrhynchoides isolate AG116_Rl617_1_P2 unplaced genomic scaffold, CSIRO_AGI_Rlap_v1 contig164, whole genome shotgun sequence genomic DNA contains:
- the LOC139881490 gene encoding uncharacterized protein: MGYRGQGDEENQISVQSGSDLRKANCSIRTVSSPYHKYDIQQAAIIRMKLLWPLFCLYNMGLGGLEGFFYHNMDSYYPVQVGILIIHNDKAWKRKIYVRIGYMILFILHFTCLNWLYQIEIEYLFNPFAMPPSNITRPLCYVVFVLVVINIVTRQVAMVGNYFCSMDLEKTRYLNYKREAQVLREADYIIILVNTILFLSCDGYRWKLSSALVIEL, encoded by the coding sequence ATGGGATATAGGGGCCAAGGTGATGAAGAAAATCAGATTTCTGTACAATCTGGGAGTGATTTAAGGAAGGCTAATTGTAGCATAAGAACAGTTTCATCTCCTTACCATAAATATGATATTCAACAAGCTGCTATAATTAGGATGAAGCTATTATGGCCTTTATTCTGTCTTTATAATATGGGTTTGGGAGGATTGGAAGGATTCTTTTATCATAACATGGATTCTTACTACCCGGTACAAGTTGGGATTCTTATTATACATAATGACAAGGCTTGGAAGAGGAAAATATATGTTAGGATCGGCTACATGATTTTATTCATCCTTCATTTTACGTGTCTCAACTGGTTGTATCAAATTGAGATTGAATATCTTTTCAATCCATTCGCCATGCCTCCTTCCAACATAACACGACCTTTATGCTATGTAGTCTTTGTACTGGTGGTAATCAATATTGTGACTAGACAAGTAGCAATGGTGGGAAACTATTTTTGTAGCATGGATTTAGAGAAAACTAGATACCTAAATTATAAGCGGGAGGCTCAAGTATTGAGAGAAGCTGATTACATAATAATTCTAGTCAATACAATATTGTTCTTGAGTTGTGATGGGTATCGCTGGAAACTGTCTTCAGCACTAGTGATAGAGCTTTAA
- the LOC139881491 gene encoding uncharacterized protein has product MPRRSSGGRSASRPAPRPAPARSPAPQQAQPAPPPAVAQPGGGSLLGGIGSTIAQGMAFGTGSAMAHRAVDSVMGPRTIQHENVASEVAPAPSTNSVTGSDACSVQNKSFQDCLNFYGTDISKCQFYLDMLSECRRNSGSSLTV; this is encoded by the exons atgcCTCGACGAAGCTCTGGAG GAAGGTCTGCATCTCGACCTGCTCCTCGTCCTGCCCCAGCACGCAGCCCAGCTCCTCAACAAG CACAACCTGCTCCTCCACCAGCGGTTGCTCAGCCTGGTGGTGGTTCCTTGCTCGGAGGCATCGGATCAACCATAGCTCAGG GAATGGCATTCGGAACTGGAAGTGCAATGGCACACAGAGCTGTGGACTCTGTGATGGGTCCTCGTACTATTCAACATGAAAATGTGGCCTCTGAAGTTGCCCCGGCTCCTTCCACAAACAGTGTTACCGGCTCTGATGCATGCAGTGTTCAAAACAAGAGCTTCCAAGAT TGCCTTAACTTCTACGGAACCGACATCAGCAAGTGTCAGTTCTACTTGGATATGTTGTCCGAGTGCAGGAGGAACTCTGGCTCTTCCCTTACTGTTTAA